One Mesoplodon densirostris isolate mMesDen1 chromosome X, mMesDen1 primary haplotype, whole genome shotgun sequence genomic region harbors:
- the LOC132482480 gene encoding DDB1- and CUL4-associated factor 12-like protein 2 encodes MAPRQTGSRKRKAPALEAAAAGSSSLGSAVAAADGDGQLPPKKPKRPAARRSLLHYLKGREVGARGRAGLPGFEGELRGYAVQKLPELLRERELALGTLNKVFASQWLNARQVVCGSKCNTLFVVDVQSGQITRIPLMRDRGPGSARAQPSCGIHAIQLNPSKTLLATGGENPNSLAVYQLPTLDPVCLGDRHGHKDWIFAIAWMSDTVAVSGSRDGTVALWRMDPDMFHGSIAWHNDAGLPLYAHIRPRDVETIPRASTNPSNRKVRALAFSDQNQELGAVSLDGYFHLWKARSKLSRLLSIRLPYCRENVCLTYCDELSLYAVGSQSHVSFLDPRQRQQNIRPLCSREGGTGVRSLSFYQHIVTVGTGHGSLLFYDVRAQKFLEERASASPHFSPGPAGRKLKLTCGRGWLNHDDLWVNYFGGIGEFPNALYTHCYNWPEMKLFVAGGPLPSGLHGNYAGLWS; translated from the coding sequence ATGGCCCCGAGGCAAACAGGTAGCAGGAAGCGGAAAGCGCCGGCGCTCGAGGCGGCCGCCGCGGGCTCGTCGTCGCTGGGctcggcggtggcggcggcggacGGGGACGGGCAGCTGCCTCCCAAGAAGCCCAAGCGGCCGGCGGCGCGGCGCTCGCTGCTGCACTACCTGAAGGGCCGCGAGGTGGGCGCGCGGGGCCGCGCCGGGCTCCCGGGCTTCGAGGGCGAGCTGCGCGGCTACGCGGTGCAGAAGCTGCCCGAGCTGCTGAGGGAGCGCGAGCTGGCGCTGGGCACCCTCAACAAGGTGTTCGCGTCGCAGTGGCTGAACGCCAGGCAGGTGGTGTGCGGCTCCAAGTGCAACACGCTCTTCGTGGTGGACGTGCAGTCGGGCCAGATCACGCGCATCCCCCTGATGCGGGACCGCGGGCCCGGGTCGGCCCGCGCCCAGCCGAGCTGCGGCATCCACGCCATCCAGCTGAATCCCTCCAAGACGCTTCTGGCCACCGGGGGCGAGAACCCCAACAGCCTGGCCGTCTACCAGCTGCCCACGCTGGACCCCGTGTGCCTGGGCGACCGCCACGGCCACAAGGACTGGATCTTCGCCATCGCCTGGATGAGCGACACGGTGGCCGTGAGCGGCTCCCGCGACGGCACCGTGGCGCTCTGGAGGATGGACCCCGACATGTTCCACGGCAGCATCGCCTGGCACAACGACGCGGGCCTCCCCCTGTACGCCCACATCCGTCCCAGGGACGTGGAGACCATCCCCAGGGCCAGCACCAACCCCAGTAACCGCAAGGTGCGGGCCCTGGCCTTCAGCGACCAGAACCAGGAGCTGGGAGCCGTGTCCCTGGACGGCTACTTCCACCTGTGGAAAGCCCGGAGCAAGCTGTCCAGGCTGCTGTCCATCAGGCTGCCCTACTGCCGAGAGAACGTGTGCCTGACCTACTGCGACGAGTTGTCCCTGTACGCGGTGGGCTCCCAGTCCCACGTCTCCTTCCTGGATCCGCGGCAGCGCCAGCAGAACATCCGGCCCCTGTGCTCCCGAGAGGGCGGCACGGGTGTGCGCTCGCTGAGCTTCTACCAGCACATCGTCACCGTGGGCACGGGCCATGGCTCCCTGCTCTTCTATGACGTCCGCGCGCAGAAGTTCCTGGAGGAGAGGGCCTCGGCCAGCCCGCACTTCTCTCCGGGGCCCGCAGGGAGGAAGCTCAAGCTCACCTGTGGCAGAGGCTGGCTCAACCACGATGACCTGTGGGTGAACTACTTCGGTGGCATCGGCGAGTTCCCCAACGCGCTCTACACTCACTGCTACAACTGGCCCGAGATGAAGCTCTTCGTCGCTGGGGGGCCTCTCCCTTCCGGCCTCCACGGGAACTATGCCGGCCTCTGGAGCTAA